Below is a genomic region from Desulfobacter sp..
AACCATGGTGACAACTATTACACCCTTTATGCCCATGTGGAAGAAGTGTTCAAGAAAAAGGGTGAACGCGTGAGTACTGGAGAAGTCATTGCAACGGCAGGGGATACCGGATCCATTAAAGGCCTCTGCCTTCATTTTGAAGTCCGTCATCACGGGAAACCCGTGAATCCCATAAAATGGCTGAAAAAAGGAGCATAATAGATGAGAGGTGAATGTTCAATAATGATACGGCGCGCCGGGATGATGGTTCTGGTTCTGCTCTTTTTTTTGGTCGGTGCTCCAGGTGTCGGTGCGGCGGATGAACAGACCTATAAATCCTTGAAATTGTTTTCAGATGTTTTGGAAGAGATCGAAAAAAATTATGTGGATGAAGTGGATGCCGAAGAGCTGATTCACAATGCCATACGGGGCATGGTGGGCAATCTGGATCCCCATTCTTCTTTTATGCCCCCCGAGGCATTCGGAGATCTACAGGATGATACCAAGGGCAAATTTTCAGGTATTGGTATCGTGATTACCATGAAAGAGGGCATTCTTACCGTGGTCTCCCCCATTGAGGGGACGCCTGCGTACAATGCCGGGATCAATGCCGGGGATATTATTATTAAAATTGACGGCCAGTCCACCAAGGATATGGCCTTGTGGGAGGCGGTGAGCAAGATGCGCGGCCCCCGGCATAAACAAGTGCTGATTACGGTGATCCGGGAGGGGGCGTCTGCCCCTTTGGAGTTTGATCTTAAAAGGGATCTTATTCCCATGACCAGTGTCAGGTCGGCGGTGCTCTCCCCTGGATACGGATATCTTCGGATCACCAATTTTCGAATGAACACCATTGATGATGTTGAAAAACAGCTAGCGGCACTTGAAAAAAAGGAAAACGGGCTCAAGGGGCTGGTCATTGACCTTCGGGACAACCCCGGCGGTCTTTTGGACCAGGCCATTAAGATTTCAGACCTTTTTCTGGACCAGGGCGTTATTGTTTCCATCAAGGGAAGACAAAAGAAAAATACCCAGGAGTTTACAGCCTATCCCGACGAGACCCTTCGGGACTATCCCATTGTGATTCTCATCAACGGCGGGTCTGCCTCTGCCTCGGA
It encodes:
- a CDS encoding S41 family peptidase: MIRRAGMMVLVLLFFLVGAPGVGAADEQTYKSLKLFSDVLEEIEKNYVDEVDAEELIHNAIRGMVGNLDPHSSFMPPEAFGDLQDDTKGKFSGIGIVITMKEGILTVVSPIEGTPAYNAGINAGDIIIKIDGQSTKDMALWEAVSKMRGPRHKQVLITVIREGASAPLEFDLKRDLIPMTSVRSAVLSPGYGYLRITNFRMNTIDDVEKQLAALEKKENGLKGLVIDLRDNPGGLLDQAIKISDLFLDQGVIVSIKGRQKKNTQEFTAYPDETLRDYPIVILINGGSASASEIVAGALQDHSRALILGTPSFGKGSVQTVRPLKEGFGIKYTIARYYTPSGRSIQAKGILPDIEVAQGTLVKKDKKKSAFERMMKEKDLKNSLKPESPGKDKNKVKKEKNSEAETLNQDAQVKRALDILISYGIFNRVNGS